In one Spirosoma rigui genomic region, the following are encoded:
- a CDS encoding DUF3108 domain-containing protein has translation MKKYLIGLSVITILGTGFTALNTYRRVVNNSFGPGEHLEYRVHYGFLNAAEAIVDVSPTLYKVNERPCYRVNVDGRTVGAFDLVTRVRDTWRSYIDTSAILPQKFYSNIQENSYRKEENITFNHTANTVKAEERTERDIFKVPDNVHDFISGYYFLRTIDFSHLTNGQIIEVPAFYDDTVYNMKVRYRGKDVVKTKNGKLNVIRLHPVLPQNKLFKEEESIRIFVSDDANKIPVKVEVDLFVGSMVMDLKKNNNLKQPLKYF, from the coding sequence ATGAAGAAGTATTTGATTGGTCTTAGCGTTATAACCATTCTGGGCACTGGCTTCACCGCTCTGAATACCTATCGGCGCGTGGTCAACAATAGTTTTGGACCCGGCGAACACCTTGAATACCGTGTCCACTACGGATTTCTGAATGCGGCTGAAGCGATCGTTGATGTCAGCCCAACGCTGTACAAAGTCAACGAACGGCCCTGCTACCGTGTCAATGTCGATGGCCGGACGGTCGGCGCATTCGACCTCGTGACGCGCGTTCGCGACACCTGGCGTTCCTACATCGACACATCAGCCATTCTGCCGCAGAAATTTTACTCGAACATTCAGGAAAACAGCTACCGCAAGGAAGAGAATATTACGTTCAACCACACGGCCAACACGGTCAAGGCCGAGGAACGTACCGAACGGGATATCTTCAAAGTACCCGATAACGTCCACGACTTCATCAGCGGCTATTACTTTCTGCGCACCATCGACTTTAGTCACCTGACCAACGGGCAGATTATTGAGGTGCCCGCCTTCTACGACGATACGGTTTACAACATGAAGGTCCGGTACCGGGGCAAAGACGTGGTCAAGACCAAAAACGGCAAGCTCAACGTCATCCGGCTCCACCCGGTGCTGCCGCAGAACAAGCTGTTTAAAGAAGAAGAGTCGATTCGCATTTTCGTTTCCGACGATGCCAACAAGATTCCGGTGAAAGTGGAAGTCGACCTGTTTGTTGGGTCTATGGTAATGGACCTCAAAAAGAACAATAACCTCAAGCAACCCTTAAAGTACTTCTGA
- a CDS encoding aminopeptidase: protein MLKKIALVLVGVLAVVVVWQWEWVSYGYMQAKGQLRIMLNTRPITEVLADPAYPDSLKQKIKLIGEIKRFAFDSLNLDHSDSYESFYDLQGKPLMWVLIGAERYQLVPVEYHVPILGTFSYKGYFDRTRLLEADTLLQRQGYDTRINEIAAYSTLGFFDEPILSNMLERSEGQLAELIIHELTHGTLFVKNSLEYNENLADFVGEYGALRFLAMKYGEQSIAYRDYLASKSFYERYDAHILRGTTLLNELYKSFKPETPVAIKDSLKWQLIGNIVTATDTITDERSVRKPRLVKKGRLSKLNLPNNAYFIGYLTYRNQQNRFRQEFENQFHGDFRQYLTYLKQTYPSL, encoded by the coding sequence ATGCTCAAAAAAATTGCTCTTGTCCTTGTAGGGGTACTGGCCGTTGTGGTGGTCTGGCAGTGGGAATGGGTCAGCTACGGGTACATGCAGGCGAAGGGGCAGTTGCGTATTATGCTCAATACCCGGCCCATCACGGAAGTGCTGGCCGACCCTGCGTATCCGGATTCGCTGAAACAGAAAATAAAACTTATCGGCGAGATCAAGCGTTTCGCGTTTGACTCGCTGAACCTCGATCACTCAGATAGTTACGAGTCCTTTTACGATTTGCAAGGCAAACCCCTCATGTGGGTCCTGATCGGAGCGGAGCGGTATCAGTTAGTACCCGTTGAGTATCATGTGCCCATCCTGGGTACGTTTTCGTACAAGGGATATTTTGACCGGACCCGGCTGCTGGAAGCCGACACGCTCCTGCAACGGCAGGGGTATGATACCCGTATTAATGAAATAGCGGCTTACTCGACCCTGGGTTTTTTCGATGAGCCCATCCTGTCGAACATGCTGGAACGGTCGGAAGGGCAGCTGGCGGAATTAATCATCCACGAGTTGACCCATGGCACTCTATTTGTTAAGAACAGTTTGGAATACAACGAAAATCTGGCTGACTTTGTCGGGGAGTACGGCGCGTTACGGTTTCTGGCGATGAAATATGGGGAGCAGTCAATTGCGTACCGGGACTATCTGGCCTCGAAATCGTTCTATGAACGGTACGATGCACACATCCTGCGGGGCACTACTTTGCTCAACGAATTGTACAAGTCATTTAAACCTGAGACGCCCGTTGCCATCAAAGATTCGTTGAAATGGCAATTGATTGGTAACATCGTTACCGCTACGGATACAATTACCGACGAACGTAGCGTACGGAAACCACGTTTAGTAAAAAAGGGGCGGTTGAGCAAACTAAACCTACCAAATAATGCGTACTTTATAGGTTATCTGACCTACCGTAACCAGCAGAACCGCTTTCGACAGGAGTTCGAAAACCAGTTTCACGGAGACTTCAGGCAGTACCTGACTTACTTAAAACAAACCTATCCATCGCTATAA
- a CDS encoding 4-hydroxyphenylacetate 3-hydroxylase family protein, which translates to MLTTATTIQTGADYIDSLRNRNLTVYLFGERIDNIVDHPLIRPSINVVACTFDLALEDPELGTAVSPFTGDRVNRFLHIAQSAEDVVMQNRMQRRLGQLTGTCFQRCVGMDAFNALFSTTFEIDRQFGTSYHHHFRTFIAHMQRQNCVIGGAMTDVKGDRSLAPHQQADPDLYVHITRRTPDGVYVTGAKAHQTGCLNSHYLLIMPTLRLTEADRDYAIVGAIPVDAPGITYIYGRQSCDTRSLEPGTMDAGNARFGGQEAMVILDEVFIPNDLIFMDGEYDYASMLVERFTCYHRRSYVCKSGVGDVLIGAAATIADYNGTDKASHIKDKLVEMTFLNETIYSTGIAASHSAIPTESGAYLPDDLLANVCKHHVTKLPYEIARLAQDLAGGLVATLPSEADFRSEVIGHLLEKYLKGRADVPTEARMRILRLIENMTLGRNAVGYLTESMHGAGSPQAQRIQIARQSRLAFKKDLAKTLAGVLTMGD; encoded by the coding sequence ATGCTGACCACTGCTACAACCATCCAAACCGGTGCCGACTATATTGACAGCCTGCGCAACCGTAATCTGACCGTTTACCTGTTTGGCGAGCGAATCGACAACATCGTCGATCATCCCCTGATTAGGCCGTCGATCAATGTTGTCGCCTGCACCTTCGATCTGGCGCTCGAAGACCCCGAATTGGGAACGGCTGTTTCACCGTTCACCGGGGATCGCGTCAACCGGTTTCTGCACATCGCGCAGTCGGCAGAAGACGTGGTGATGCAGAACAGGATGCAGCGCCGGCTGGGGCAGCTGACTGGTACCTGTTTCCAGCGGTGCGTGGGCATGGACGCGTTTAACGCACTTTTCTCCACAACGTTCGAGATCGACCGGCAGTTTGGAACCTCGTATCACCACCACTTCCGGACGTTCATTGCCCATATGCAGCGGCAAAACTGCGTCATTGGTGGAGCCATGACCGACGTAAAAGGCGACCGGAGTCTGGCCCCCCACCAGCAGGCAGATCCCGATCTGTATGTCCACATCACCCGCCGGACCCCCGATGGCGTGTATGTTACAGGTGCCAAAGCGCACCAGACGGGATGTCTTAATTCGCATTACCTGCTCATCATGCCCACCCTCCGCCTGACGGAAGCCGATCGTGATTACGCCATCGTTGGGGCAATTCCGGTCGATGCGCCGGGCATTACCTACATCTATGGCCGACAGTCGTGCGACACCCGAAGTCTGGAGCCGGGTACGATGGATGCAGGAAACGCTCGGTTCGGCGGTCAGGAAGCGATGGTAATTCTGGACGAAGTATTCATTCCGAACGACCTGATCTTTATGGATGGTGAATACGACTACGCGTCGATGCTGGTGGAGCGCTTTACCTGTTATCATCGCCGGAGCTACGTCTGCAAAAGTGGCGTTGGCGACGTGTTGATTGGTGCTGCTGCGACCATTGCCGACTACAACGGCACCGACAAAGCTTCGCACATCAAAGATAAGCTGGTAGAAATGACGTTCCTGAACGAAACGATCTATTCGACGGGCATTGCCGCTTCGCACAGTGCCATACCCACTGAATCAGGCGCCTATCTCCCCGACGATCTCCTGGCGAACGTCTGCAAGCACCACGTGACAAAACTGCCCTACGAAATAGCTCGGCTGGCGCAGGACCTGGCGGGCGGCCTTGTCGCTACGTTACCCTCGGAAGCCGATTTTCGAAGCGAAGTTATTGGTCACCTGCTGGAAAAGTACCTCAAAGGCCGTGCCGATGTTCCCACCGAAGCCCGGATGCGAATCTTACGTCTGATCGAGAACATGACCCTGGGCCGCAACGCCGTTGGCTACCTCACCGAAAGTATGCACGGCGCGGGTAGTCCGCAGGCCCAGCGAATCCAGATTGCCCGTCAGTCGCGGCTAGCCTTTAAGAAAGATCTGGCCAAAACACTAGCCGGCGTCCTGACGATGGGGGATTGA
- a CDS encoding GNAT family N-acetyltransferase — translation MLYGYSWYLDAVLAGPDWKWVGLVVIDEQGGYRAVMPVPLRRKWGRWVVHQPFFCQFLDVFSTDDSLDIVRFLDAVRQRYRYGSVLSLHRQPDVLTGFDTVHHQATHVLNLSPGYDAVYSRYSADRKLNLRRALRYGWMVIDSTDAEPMIRLFRHHHAGEIDGGVGLWAYDILRRVIHTLQERGLATIRYALVDGRVEAGALFVQEGDRIIYLFNAASEVGRRGNARTLLLDQVIRENAGRFHAGKPIFFDFESPLKKTVVDFYRSFGATEDGFTTVRWNRLTLAERLLRKGLTPFRHRS, via the coding sequence GTGCTCTATGGCTATTCGTGGTACCTGGATGCGGTGCTGGCTGGTCCCGACTGGAAGTGGGTTGGTCTTGTCGTTATCGACGAGCAGGGTGGGTACCGGGCGGTGATGCCCGTACCGCTGCGTCGAAAATGGGGGCGGTGGGTGGTGCATCAACCGTTCTTCTGTCAGTTTCTGGACGTTTTTTCTACTGACGATTCCCTCGATATAGTACGTTTTCTGGATGCTGTTCGGCAGCGGTACCGCTACGGGTCGGTATTGTCGCTGCATCGGCAACCCGATGTCCTGACCGGGTTTGATACGGTTCATCACCAGGCAACGCACGTTCTGAACCTGTCACCGGGTTACGACGCGGTGTATAGCCGGTACAGCGCCGACCGTAAACTGAATCTGCGCCGGGCGCTGCGGTACGGATGGATGGTGATCGACTCGACGGACGCTGAACCGATGATCAGGCTGTTTCGCCATCACCATGCCGGTGAAATAGACGGAGGGGTAGGGCTGTGGGCGTATGATATCCTGCGCCGGGTCATTCATACTCTGCAGGAGCGTGGACTGGCAACCATCCGGTACGCCCTCGTCGATGGACGCGTTGAAGCGGGTGCGTTGTTTGTGCAGGAAGGCGATCGGATTATTTACCTCTTTAATGCTGCGTCGGAGGTGGGCCGGCGGGGTAACGCCCGGACGTTGCTGCTCGATCAGGTAATTCGGGAAAATGCCGGTCGTTTTCACGCGGGCAAGCCCATATTTTTCGACTTCGAAAGTCCGCTAAAAAAAACAGTTGTTGATTTCTACCGAAGTTTCGGCGCCACCGAAGACGGCTTTACCACCGTCCGCTGGAACCGGCTAACCCTGGCCGAGCGACTGCTGCGAAAGGGGCTTACTCCATTTCGCCACCGCTCGTAA